A single window of Methylomarinum sp. Ch1-1 DNA harbors:
- the rep gene encoding DNA helicase Rep — MAKLNPQQLAAVKTIDRPLLVLAGAGSGKTRVITEKIAYLVQQGTSARNIAAVTFTNKAAREMKERVARLLDDSQSKGLRVSTFHSLGLDILRKEHKTLGYKSAITLFDEQDKLSLLRSLINHGLKDCDIDAVESYNRQIGQWKNAFVTPEQALSNADHETLAAARLYVDFNRSLKAYNAVDFDDLILLPVLLFQQHPEILEKWQNRIRYLLVDEYQDTNITQYQLVRLLAGNLGRFTVVGDDDQSIYAWRGAQPENLSQLQKDYGRLQVIKLEQNYRSAGRILKVANQLIANNPHTFDKKLWSNLGFGEPLRVLSHKNDITEAKQIVSEIIHHKFRHGGSYADYAILYRGNHQSRLFERGLRENNVPYFISGSTSFFAYSEIKDILAYLRLFVNHEDDAAFLRIINTPRREIGPSTLETLGDYANQRHVSLFAACSEFGLQQRLAEKAVQRLQRFCHWVSDTAERIEREDTFAVIDEVIQQINYEQWLQENSKTPASAERKISNVYELIDWLKRIAGNEQGGEKSLAEIISKVLLMDILERNQEQEAGDQVSLMTLHASKGLEFPHVFLIGMEENLLPHQNSIETDNIEEERRLAYVGITRAQKSCTFSYCTHRKRYGEMTECEPSRFLNELPEGDLEWANKKQLDPEVVKERGKASLAHLKNMLA; from the coding sequence ATGGCTAAATTAAATCCACAACAGCTTGCCGCTGTGAAGACTATCGATCGTCCGTTATTGGTGTTGGCCGGGGCCGGCAGCGGCAAAACCCGCGTCATTACCGAAAAAATCGCCTATTTGGTGCAGCAGGGCACCTCGGCGCGCAACATCGCCGCGGTGACCTTCACCAACAAGGCGGCCCGGGAGATGAAGGAGCGGGTCGCGCGCCTGCTGGACGACTCGCAAAGCAAAGGGCTGCGGGTTTCGACCTTCCATTCCTTGGGCTTGGACATCCTGCGTAAAGAGCATAAGACATTGGGCTACAAATCGGCTATTACCCTATTTGATGAACAGGACAAGCTGAGCCTGTTGCGCAGCCTAATCAATCACGGCCTCAAGGACTGCGACATCGATGCCGTGGAAAGCTATAACCGGCAGATCGGACAATGGAAAAACGCCTTCGTGACCCCGGAACAGGCGCTCAGCAATGCCGATCATGAGACCTTGGCGGCAGCTCGTCTATATGTCGATTTTAACCGCAGCCTGAAGGCCTATAATGCGGTCGATTTCGACGACCTGATTTTATTGCCGGTGTTATTGTTCCAACAACATCCGGAGATCCTGGAAAAATGGCAGAACCGCATCCGCTATCTGCTGGTCGATGAATATCAGGACACCAATATCACTCAATATCAATTGGTGCGCCTGCTGGCCGGCAACCTGGGCCGCTTCACCGTGGTCGGCGATGACGACCAATCCATTTACGCCTGGCGTGGCGCGCAACCGGAGAACCTGAGCCAGTTGCAGAAGGATTACGGCCGCCTGCAAGTCATCAAGCTGGAACAAAACTATCGCTCCGCCGGCCGCATCCTGAAGGTCGCCAATCAGCTGATCGCCAACAACCCCCATACCTTCGACAAGAAACTATGGAGTAATCTAGGTTTTGGCGAACCGCTGCGAGTATTAAGCCATAAAAACGATATCACCGAAGCCAAACAGATCGTCTCCGAAATCATCCATCATAAATTCAGACACGGCGGCAGTTACGCCGACTACGCGATACTCTATCGCGGCAACCATCAATCACGGCTGTTTGAACGAGGCTTGCGGGAAAACAATGTGCCTTATTTCATCAGCGGCAGCACCTCGTTCTTCGCCTATTCCGAAATCAAGGACATCCTGGCCTATCTACGCCTGTTCGTGAATCACGAGGACGATGCCGCCTTTTTGCGCATCATCAACACGCCACGCCGCGAAATCGGCCCTAGCACACTGGAAACGCTCGGCGACTACGCCAATCAGCGCCATGTCAGCCTGTTCGCCGCCTGCTCCGAATTCGGTCTGCAACAAAGGCTGGCGGAAAAAGCCGTGCAACGGTTGCAAAGATTCTGCCATTGGGTTTCCGATACCGCCGAGCGCATCGAACGGGAAGACACCTTCGCCGTCATCGACGAGGTGATTCAGCAAATCAATTATGAGCAATGGCTGCAGGAAAACAGTAAAACGCCGGCCTCGGCCGAACGCAAAATTTCCAATGTCTACGAACTGATCGACTGGCTGAAACGCATCGCCGGCAATGAACAGGGCGGGGAAAAATCGCTGGCGGAAATCATCAGCAAGGTGCTGTTAATGGATATCCTGGAACGAAATCAGGAGCAGGAAGCCGGCGACCAGGTCAGTCTGATGACCTTGCATGCCTCCAAGGGACTGGAATTTCCGCATGTGTTTTTGATTGGCATGGAGGAAAATCTGCTGCCGCATCAAAACAGCATCGAAACCGATAATATCGAGGAAGAACGACGGCTGGCCTATGTCGGCATCACCCGCGCGCAGAAAAGCTGCACGTTCAGTTACTGCACCCATCGCAAACGCTACGGCGAAATGACCGAGTGCGAACCCAGCCGCTTCCTGAATGAATTACCGGAAGGCGACCTGGAATGGGCCAACAAAAAACAGCTGGACCCCGAAGTCGTCAAGGAGCGTGGCAAGGCTAGCCTGGCTCATTTGAAAAACATGCTGGCGTGA
- a CDS encoding YifB family Mg chelatase-like AAA ATPase, whose amino-acid sequence MSLAIVYSRGRSGIDAPLVTVEVHVSNGLPSLSIVGLPETAVKESKDRVRGAILNSHFEFPIQRITINLAPADLPKEGGRFDLAIALGILAASEQIPKQALSRYECIGELSLGGELRPISGALPVAIHSRDADRQLILPSENLAEAALVKQAELIPADSLLQVCAHLSGQKSIETTLAEHDTPVSDHALDFADVQGHFQVKRALEIAAAGGHNLLMMGPPGTGKSMLAARMPSIVPDLSEQQAQETAAIASISNQGLDISQWRRPPFRAPHHSASAAALIGGGSNPRPGEISLAHHGMLFLDELPEFDRKVLEVLREPLENGYITISRASRQADFPARFQLIAAMNPCPCGYLGDPSGRCHCTAEQVERYRARISGPLLDRIDMHLEVPRVSLEVLRQGSPQGEESSADIKQRVVAARQRALARCGKANALLTSPGVKEFCPLSEQSHQLLEQALEKFALSHRAYHRILKLARTIADLAGSEAINTSHVSEAISYRKLDRAV is encoded by the coding sequence ATGTCACTCGCCATTGTATACAGCCGCGGCCGTTCCGGCATCGATGCGCCACTCGTGACGGTCGAAGTTCACGTTAGCAATGGCCTGCCGTCGTTGAGCATCGTTGGCCTGCCGGAAACGGCGGTCAAGGAGAGCAAGGATCGCGTGCGCGGCGCGATTCTGAACTCGCATTTCGAATTCCCGATCCAGCGCATCACGATCAATCTGGCGCCGGCCGACCTGCCCAAGGAAGGCGGCCGCTTCGATCTCGCTATCGCACTGGGCATTCTGGCCGCTTCCGAGCAAATACCCAAGCAAGCATTGAGCCGTTACGAGTGCATAGGCGAACTGTCGTTAGGCGGCGAGTTACGCCCGATCAGCGGCGCACTGCCCGTCGCCATTCATAGCCGCGATGCGGACAGACAGCTGATACTGCCCAGCGAAAACCTGGCCGAAGCCGCGTTAGTGAAGCAGGCCGAGCTAATTCCGGCCGATAGCCTGCTGCAAGTCTGCGCTCACCTGAGTGGGCAAAAATCGATCGAAACGACGCTGGCTGAACACGACACGCCGGTAAGCGACCACGCGCTAGACTTTGCCGATGTGCAAGGCCACTTCCAGGTCAAGAGAGCGTTGGAAATCGCCGCCGCCGGCGGGCACAATTTATTGATGATGGGCCCGCCCGGCACCGGTAAGTCGATGCTGGCGGCGCGCATGCCGAGCATCGTGCCGGACCTAAGTGAACAACAGGCGCAGGAAACGGCGGCGATAGCGTCGATCAGCAATCAGGGCTTGGATATCAGTCAATGGCGCCGGCCGCCATTCCGCGCACCCCATCATAGCGCCTCCGCCGCAGCGCTGATCGGCGGGGGCAGCAATCCAAGGCCTGGAGAAATATCATTGGCCCATCACGGCATGCTGTTTCTCGACGAACTGCCGGAATTCGACCGCAAGGTGCTGGAGGTTCTCAGAGAGCCGCTGGAAAACGGCTACATCACCATTTCCCGAGCCAGCCGTCAGGCCGACTTCCCCGCCCGCTTTCAGCTGATTGCCGCGATGAACCCCTGCCCCTGCGGCTATCTGGGCGATCCTTCCGGCCGCTGCCATTGCACCGCCGAACAGGTCGAACGTTACCGCGCCCGCATATCCGGACCACTGCTGGACCGCATCGACATGCACCTGGAAGTTCCCAGGGTCTCGCTGGAGGTATTGCGCCAAGGCTCGCCACAAGGCGAGGAAAGCAGCGCCGACATCAAACAAAGAGTCGTCGCTGCACGTCAACGGGCATTGGCGCGTTGCGGAAAAGCCAACGCTCTGTTAACCTCCCCCGGCGTGAAAGAATTCTGTCCCTTGTCCGAACAAAGTCATCAATTGCTGGAGCAGGCGCTGGAAAAATTCGCTCTGTCGCACCGCGCCTATCATCGCATCCTAAAACTGGCTAGAACCATTGCCGATCTGGCCGGTAGTGAAGCCATCAATACTTCGCATGTCAGCGAAGCCATCAGTTACCGCAAACTCGATCGCGCTGTTTAA
- a CDS encoding DUF3240 family protein, which produces MNHQEFLITLNVPPSLEEAIVDCLLTFESEHGFSSLPVSAHDHRNEGLSVAEQVGGRQKKVRFQMYIEKQALSALIDRLRADFAGAGIHYWVMPVIENGLI; this is translated from the coding sequence ATGAATCATCAGGAGTTTCTAATCACCCTCAATGTGCCTCCCAGTCTGGAGGAGGCGATTGTCGATTGCTTGCTGACCTTCGAGTCGGAACACGGCTTCAGCAGCTTGCCGGTGTCGGCGCACGACCATAGGAATGAAGGTTTGTCGGTGGCCGAGCAGGTCGGTGGCCGGCAAAAAAAAGTGCGCTTTCAGATGTATATCGAGAAGCAGGCTTTATCGGCCTTGATCGATCGATTGAGAGCGGATTTTGCTGGGGCCGGCATCCATTACTGGGTGATGCCGGTGATCGAAAATGGCCTGATTTAA
- the ubiK gene encoding ubiquinone biosynthesis accessory factor UbiK, which yields MIDPKAIDDIASRLSGAIPPGFSNLKEDLEKNFHAILQSALGKLDLVSREEFEVQKAVLAKTRSKLEDLEKRVADMEQQLPKD from the coding sequence ATGATAGACCCCAAAGCTATTGATGATATCGCCAGCCGCTTATCCGGCGCCATTCCTCCCGGCTTCAGCAACCTGAAAGAAGACCTGGAAAAAAACTTTCACGCCATTTTGCAAAGCGCGCTAGGCAAACTGGATCTGGTTAGCCGCGAGGAATTCGAAGTGCAAAAGGCGGTCTTGGCAAAAACGCGCAGCAAGCTGGAAGACTTGGAAAAACGCGTTGCCGACATGGAGCAACAACTGCCCAAAGACTGA
- a CDS encoding ABC transporter permease: protein MRAIDLITLSYRSIGSQKLRSVLTALGLIIGIAAVVILTSIGRGVHQFVLAEFTQFGTNLLAVFPGKTTTLGLSGATISTVRPLTQDDAASLERLDHVLAVVPVIQGNARIEAGDKQRRASVFGVGAAVPEVWKINVQQGRFLPAGEMNNPRAFAVLGSKLRDELFGGDNPLGKRVRIGADRYRVIGVMEEKGQMVGFDMDDSIYIPIGKALEMFDRESVMEIDLLYQSGVAVEGIEKAVSRLLVARHGQEDFTIITQNQMLETMDSILNILTMAVAALGSISLLVGSVGILTIMTIAVSERISEIGLLRAVGAEQRTIFQIFLAEALALSLAGGAGGILLGIAVAQALKLVVPKLPVELAWYYIVGAFFISLVIGIAAGVLPAMKAARLKPLDALRTE from the coding sequence ATGCGCGCTATCGATCTCATCACCTTATCCTATCGCAGCATCGGCAGCCAGAAATTGCGCTCGGTGTTGACGGCGCTGGGCTTGATTATCGGCATTGCGGCGGTGGTGATCCTGACGTCGATCGGTCGCGGCGTGCATCAATTTGTATTGGCCGAGTTCACCCAGTTCGGCACCAATCTGTTGGCGGTGTTTCCCGGCAAGACCACGACGTTGGGCTTGTCCGGCGCGACGATCAGCACGGTCAGGCCGTTGACCCAGGATGATGCGGCTAGCCTGGAAAGATTGGATCATGTCTTAGCGGTTGTGCCGGTGATACAAGGCAATGCCAGGATTGAGGCCGGCGATAAACAACGCCGCGCCAGCGTCTTCGGTGTTGGCGCGGCGGTTCCGGAAGTGTGGAAAATCAATGTTCAGCAAGGCAGGTTCCTGCCGGCGGGCGAGATGAATAACCCGCGAGCGTTTGCGGTGTTGGGCAGCAAACTGCGTGATGAGCTGTTTGGCGGCGACAATCCGCTGGGAAAGCGGGTGCGTATCGGCGCTGACCGTTATCGGGTCATCGGCGTAATGGAGGAGAAAGGTCAGATGGTGGGGTTTGATATGGACGACTCGATTTATATTCCGATCGGTAAGGCATTGGAAATGTTTGATCGGGAAAGTGTCATGGAAATAGATCTACTCTATCAAAGCGGGGTTGCGGTCGAAGGCATCGAAAAAGCGGTTAGCCGCTTGTTGGTCGCCCGTCACGGTCAGGAGGATTTTACCATCATTACCCAGAATCAAATGTTGGAAACGATGGACTCCATCTTGAATATTCTGACTATGGCGGTGGCCGCGTTAGGCAGTATTTCGTTACTCGTCGGTTCGGTCGGCATCTTGACGATCATGACCATCGCGGTCTCCGAGCGCATTTCGGAAATCGGCCTGTTGCGAGCGGTGGGCGCAGAACAGCGCACCATTTTCCAAATTTTTCTCGCCGAAGCATTGGCCTTGAGCTTGGCCGGCGGCGCCGGCGGCATCTTGTTAGGCATCGCCGTTGCGCAGGCGCTTAAGCTGGTCGTGCCAAAACTACCGGTGGAATTGGCCTGGTATTACATCGTCGGGGCGTTTTTTATTTCATTGGTGATCGGTATCGCCGCCGGCGTATTGCCGGCGATGAAGGCGGCGAGATTGAAGCCGCTGGACGCATTGCGCACCGAATGA
- a CDS encoding MarR family winged helix-turn-helix transcriptional regulator, producing MHELNTFKLIERISTLVRSEERKRYAAIGLQPVHGQVLEYLAKCNRYSDTPAAVTEYLGSTKGTVSQSIQVLERKNYIEKVPDTEDRRVVHLVLTEAGLELINGLQPLEIFDQAEQQVSAQQFESIDDALNVTLSALQAANHSKSFGLCRTCRFFGERENHFHCELTQSPLEQADTEKLCREHLPC from the coding sequence ATGCACGAGTTAAACACCTTTAAGCTTATCGAACGCATCAGCACCTTGGTGCGTTCGGAAGAACGCAAACGATACGCCGCTATCGGCCTGCAGCCCGTTCACGGACAGGTGCTGGAATATCTGGCCAAATGCAATCGATACAGCGATACGCCGGCCGCGGTAACCGAATATCTAGGTTCGACCAAAGGCACGGTTTCTCAATCGATTCAGGTATTGGAACGGAAAAACTACATCGAAAAAGTGCCGGATACCGAAGACCGTCGAGTCGTGCATCTAGTGCTGACCGAAGCTGGATTGGAATTGATCAACGGCTTGCAACCGCTGGAAATTTTTGATCAAGCCGAACAACAGGTTTCGGCGCAACAATTCGAATCGATCGATGATGCGCTGAACGTGACCCTTTCGGCCCTGCAAGCCGCCAACCATTCGAAAAGCTTCGGCTTATGTCGGACCTGCCGCTTTTTTGGCGAGAGGGAAAATCATTTCCATTGTGAACTGACCCAGTCACCGCTGGAACAGGCCGACACCGAAAAGTTATGCAGGGAACATCTCCCTTGTTAA
- a CDS encoding ASCH domain-containing protein, which produces MTEYPEKTCDIDRLIRHPKLVAAALEGRKTQQRRDGLYAYPDETFELEGVRFIVTAVEKQTLGDMSDRDAQAEGYPNLEFYRDLIIKMHPGMSWDDTHSVWVHTFTRVQE; this is translated from the coding sequence ATGACCGAGTACCCAGAAAAAACCTGTGACATAGATCGTCTGATTCGCCATCCGAAATTAGTAGCAGCCGCCTTAGAAGGCCGTAAAACCCAGCAACGCCGCGACGGCTTGTATGCCTATCCCGATGAAACTTTCGAGCTGGAAGGGGTTCGCTTTATCGTAACCGCGGTAGAAAAACAAACACTGGGCGACATGAGTGACCGCGATGCTCAGGCGGAAGGATACCCCAATCTGGAGTTCTATCGCGATTTAATTATCAAGATGCATCCGGGGATGAGCTGGGACGATACGCACAGCGTATGGGTGCATACATTCACTCGCGTTCAGGAATAA
- the speE gene encoding polyamine aminopropyltransferase, protein MLEASQWFTEQWTADGSAFSLKIKQKLHEEQSDFQFLEIYETEGFGNLMVIDGCVMLTSRDNFFYHEMMSHPALFTHPDPKKVWIIGGGDCGTLKEVLKHPGVEEVVQIDIDERVTRLAERYFPELCASNDDPRAQLKFIDGIKWVKDAAPDSVDLIIVDSTDPVGPAEGLFSEAFYRDCYNCLTANGMVIQQSESALYHLRLLGEMRGAMSAAGFGDLQTLFFPQCVYPSGWWSATIAGKAELSTFREQDAANKVFDTVYYNSDIHKASLAQPEFFKKAMKTQ, encoded by the coding sequence ATGCTTGAAGCTTCACAATGGTTTACCGAACAATGGACGGCCGATGGCTCGGCGTTTTCATTAAAAATCAAACAAAAACTGCACGAAGAGCAATCCGACTTTCAGTTCCTGGAAATCTACGAAACCGAAGGCTTCGGCAACCTGATGGTGATCGACGGCTGCGTGATGCTGACCAGCCGCGACAATTTTTTCTATCACGAAATGATGAGTCATCCGGCCTTGTTCACTCATCCGGACCCGAAAAAAGTCTGGATCATCGGCGGCGGCGACTGCGGCACGCTGAAAGAGGTGCTGAAACACCCGGGCGTGGAAGAAGTCGTGCAAATCGATATCGACGAACGCGTCACCCGCCTGGCGGAGCGTTATTTCCCGGAACTGTGCGCGTCCAATGACGATCCGCGCGCGCAATTGAAATTCATCGACGGCATCAAATGGGTCAAGGACGCCGCCCCGGACAGCGTCGACCTGATTATCGTCGACAGCACCGACCCGGTCGGCCCGGCCGAAGGCCTGTTCAGCGAAGCGTTCTACCGCGACTGCTACAATTGTCTGACCGCCAACGGCATGGTGATACAACAAAGCGAATCGGCGCTGTATCATCTGCGCTTGCTGGGCGAGATGCGCGGAGCGATGAGCGCAGCCGGCTTCGGCGATCTACAGACCTTATTCTTTCCGCAGTGCGTCTATCCGTCGGGCTGGTGGAGCGCGACCATCGCCGGTAAGGCCGAATTATCGACCTTCCGCGAACAGGATGCCGCCAATAAAGTCTTCGATACCGTTTATTACAACAGCGATATCCATAAGGCCAGCCTGGCGCAGCCGGAGTTTTTCAAGAAGGCGATGAAAACGCAATAA
- a CDS encoding HvfA family oxazolone/thioamide-modified RiPP metallophore — protein MKKMHKTPLATAMGTALVTSLTATSAQAETNPFAMTELSEGYMQVAEAGKGYSVVPYSGGKKSKEASCGEGQCGAMMENGKMKKGMENSCGAMMKGKEGKCGMGMSKPKDTEGKCGEGRCGDMMENGKMKKGMENSCGAMMKGKEGKCGMGGMMKGKDMKGGEMSCGAMMENEGKGGEMSCGAMMENEGKGGEMSCGAMMENEGKGE, from the coding sequence ATGAAAAAAATGCATAAAACTCCATTGGCTACTGCGATGGGAACCGCTCTTGTCACCTCACTCACCGCAACATCGGCACAAGCCGAAACCAATCCGTTCGCGATGACCGAACTCTCCGAAGGTTACATGCAGGTCGCCGAAGCGGGTAAGGGCTATAGCGTCGTCCCTTATTCGGGCGGCAAAAAATCCAAGGAAGCCAGCTGCGGCGAAGGTCAATGCGGCGCGATGATGGAAAACGGCAAAATGAAAAAAGGCATGGAGAATTCCTGCGGTGCGATGATGAAAGGCAAGGAAGGCAAATGCGGCATGGGTATGTCCAAGCCTAAAGATACTGAAGGTAAATGCGGCGAAGGACGCTGCGGCGATATGATGGAAAACGGCAAAATGAAAAAAGGCATGGAAAATTCCTGCGGCGCGATGATGAAAGGCAAGGAAGGCAAATGCGGCATGGGCGGCATGATGAAAGGCAAGGACATGAAAGGCGGTGAAATGTCCTGTGGCGCGATGATGGAAAATGAAGGAAAGGGCGGTGAAATGTCCTGCGGCGCGATGATGGAAAACGAAGGAAAGGGCGGTGAAATGTCCTGCGGCGCGATGATGGAAAACGAAGGAAAGGGCGAATAA
- a CDS encoding HvfC family RiPP maturation protein, producing MSSAQPKTDFKAKQAEFAAYIRDPANNPCPSDVKKQRMDTYRELFFNNVDSFLSSNFPVLKRILSNQQWFELSQDFFSKHVSRSPYFSEIPEEFLEYLQHERDNADDYPFLLELAHYEWVEMALSIAQEHVAPADETFIDTLLQQNIALSPLAWPLVYRYPVQKISPDYLPETAPEQPTYLLVYRDSVDEVHFIQINAMTFRLLQMIQQHDGINTAACLQQLATEAAQPNQQIIIEGGLTILQDMASKGIVIPERE from the coding sequence ATGAGCAGCGCACAGCCTAAGACAGACTTCAAAGCCAAGCAAGCCGAATTCGCCGCCTATATCCGCGACCCGGCCAATAATCCGTGCCCGAGCGATGTCAAAAAACAGCGCATGGACACCTACCGAGAGCTATTTTTCAACAATGTCGACAGTTTCCTGAGCAGCAACTTTCCGGTGTTAAAACGCATTCTGAGCAATCAACAATGGTTTGAATTGAGTCAGGATTTTTTCAGCAAGCATGTCAGCCGCTCGCCGTATTTTTCCGAAATACCGGAAGAGTTTCTGGAATACCTGCAACATGAACGTGACAATGCCGACGATTACCCTTTCCTGCTGGAATTGGCGCATTACGAATGGGTGGAAATGGCGCTATCGATCGCCCAAGAGCATGTCGCGCCAGCCGATGAGACCTTTATCGACACGCTTTTGCAACAAAACATCGCCTTATCGCCGCTGGCCTGGCCGCTGGTTTATCGATACCCGGTGCAAAAAATTTCTCCCGACTATTTGCCGGAGACGGCGCCGGAACAACCGACTTATTTGCTGGTGTATCGTGATAGCGTCGATGAGGTGCATTTTATCCAGATCAACGCGATGACCTTCAGACTGCTGCAGATGATTCAACAGCACGACGGCATCAATACGGCAGCATGTTTACAGCAATTGGCCACGGAAGCCGCCCAACCGAATCAACAAATCATTATCGAAGGCGGCTTAACGATACTGCAGGATATGGCCAGCAAGGGAATTGTTATTCCTGAACGCGAGTGA
- the nth gene encoding endonuclease III, whose protein sequence is MNKEKRLAIFDRLAAAIPEPTTELNYSTPFELLIAVVLSAQATDKGVNKATAKLYPVANTPQAILELGEEGLKEYIKTIGLYNSKAANIIKLCRSLLEKHDGEVPQSREQLEALAGVGRKTANVILNTAFDQPTIAVDTHIFRVSNRTRIAPGKTVLEVEKKLEKWVPKQHKKDAHHLLILHGRYTCIARKPRCQSCVIADLCEYKDKTDS, encoded by the coding sequence ATGAACAAAGAAAAACGACTGGCGATTTTCGATCGCCTGGCCGCCGCCATCCCCGAACCCACGACGGAGCTGAACTACAGCACGCCATTTGAATTATTGATTGCGGTCGTATTGTCCGCTCAGGCTACCGACAAGGGGGTCAATAAAGCCACCGCCAAGCTGTACCCGGTCGCCAACACCCCACAAGCCATTCTGGAGCTCGGCGAAGAGGGGCTGAAGGAATACATCAAGACCATCGGCCTCTACAACAGCAAGGCCGCCAATATCATCAAGCTGTGCCGGAGCTTGCTGGAAAAACACGACGGCGAAGTTCCGCAGAGCCGCGAGCAATTGGAAGCACTGGCCGGGGTCGGCCGAAAAACCGCCAATGTGATTCTAAACACCGCATTTGACCAACCGACCATCGCCGTCGATACGCATATTTTCAGGGTATCGAATCGCACACGAATCGCACCGGGCAAAACCGTGCTGGAAGTGGAAAAAAAGTTGGAAAAATGGGTGCCGAAGCAACATAAAAAAGACGCGCATCACCTATTGATTTTACATGGTCGCTATACCTGCATCGCCCGTAAACCGCGCTGCCAAAGCTGCGTGATCGCGGATCTGTGCGAATATAAGGATAAGACCGACAGTTAA
- a CDS encoding HvfB family MNIO-type RiPP peptide maturase has product METCQNLVHDAGLGLRRSFLSEIVDHPPENVSFYEVAPENWMTLGGKLGKQFRALTERFDFVCHGLSLSIGSSDPLDEDFVRAVKAFLSEHRIKFYSEHLSYCSHEGHLYDLMPIPFTSDAVKHVAERIKQVQDILEQKIAIENVSYYAAPGQEMDEIAFFNAVAEEADCDVLIDINNIYVNSINHGYDAEAFLRAIPAKRIAYAHIAGHYVEADDFLVDTHGAEVIDPVWKLLGKAYELYGVFPTLLERDFNIPSLDVLLKEVDTIRSIQKAWGSQHEQRTA; this is encoded by the coding sequence ATGGAAACATGTCAAAATCTCGTGCATGACGCCGGTCTGGGTTTACGACGCTCATTTTTAAGCGAAATAGTCGATCATCCGCCGGAAAACGTCTCTTTTTACGAAGTCGCGCCGGAAAACTGGATGACTCTAGGCGGCAAGCTAGGCAAACAATTTCGCGCACTGACCGAACGCTTTGATTTTGTCTGTCACGGCCTGTCCTTGTCGATCGGCAGCAGCGATCCGCTCGATGAAGACTTTGTCCGCGCGGTGAAAGCCTTCCTGAGCGAACATCGAATCAAATTCTACAGCGAACATTTAAGCTACTGTAGCCACGAAGGCCATTTATACGATCTAATGCCGATCCCCTTTACCTCTGATGCCGTCAAGCATGTCGCGGAACGCATCAAGCAGGTGCAAGATATTCTGGAACAAAAAATCGCGATCGAAAACGTCTCCTATTACGCTGCGCCGGGCCAGGAAATGGATGAAATCGCTTTTTTCAACGCCGTCGCCGAAGAAGCCGATTGCGATGTGCTGATCGATATCAACAACATCTATGTCAACAGCATCAACCACGGTTATGATGCCGAAGCCTTCCTGCGCGCGATTCCGGCCAAACGCATCGCCTATGCCCACATTGCCGGCCACTATGTCGAAGCGGACGATTTTCTGGTCGACACCCACGGCGCCGAAGTGATCGACCCGGTGTGGAAACTGCTGGGCAAGGCCTATGAGCTTTATGGCGTGTTTCCAACGTTACTGGAGCGCGACTTCAATATTCCGTCATTGGACGTGTTGTTAAAAGAAGTCGACACGATCCGTAGCATTCAGAAAGCCTGGGGCAGCCAACATGAGCAGCGCACAGCCTAA
- a CDS encoding VOC family protein — translation MRYLHTMVRVKDLDESLDFYCNKLGLVETRRIESEEGRFTLVYLSAPLDKGSAESTHAPELELTYNWDPEQYDGGRNFGHLAYEVDDIYALCQRLMNQGVTINRPPRDGWMAFIRSPDNISIELLQRGDKQEPQEPWASMENIGSW, via the coding sequence ATGCGTTATTTACATACAATGGTACGAGTCAAGGATCTGGACGAGTCTCTGGATTTCTATTGCAATAAATTAGGGCTGGTGGAAACCCGCCGAATAGAGAGCGAAGAAGGTCGATTCACGTTAGTCTATCTGTCTGCGCCGCTGGACAAAGGCAGCGCGGAATCGACGCATGCCCCGGAACTGGAATTGACTTATAACTGGGATCCCGAGCAATATGACGGCGGACGCAATTTCGGTCATCTGGCTTACGAGGTCGATGACATTTATGCGCTCTGCCAGCGCCTGATGAATCAAGGCGTCACAATCAATCGTCCGCCGCGCGACGGTTGGATGGCGTTCATACGCTCTCCGGATAACATCTCCATAGAACTGCTGCAAAGAGGAGACAAACAGGAGCCTCAGGAGCCCTGGGCATCGATGGAAAATATCGGTAGCTGGTGA